In Pseudoliparis swirei isolate HS2019 ecotype Mariana Trench chromosome 22, NWPU_hadal_v1, whole genome shotgun sequence, the DNA window tatttgtcCAGCTGACGAGAAATTTCTCGCAACGAGCCGGGAGACATTTTGAGTGTGGGCACATGtgagaaaaacagagagagagagagagagagatggaggcacagagagagagagagagagagagagagagagatggttgaTGCCCGATATCACATTTTCAAGGAGACTTCGATGCATCAACCTCCTGTGCGAAGGAGAGGTTTATGTAagtgggagatggagggaggaatgaaaagagaataaataaaagaggcGAGCGAGGATGCACCGGTCGTCGTGGCAACCCGGCCCGACGCGTCCTCGTCCTCAGCCGTCCACGGGGACACGGTCGCGGCTGTAGCTCcaatttcttttcttcctctccctctctccctccctccctccctccctctcgtcaTCTCTTTCCTTGTTCACCTCCCCATCTTTTCCTCCTTGCTGCACTTTTGCACAGCGCCTCCAGCTGAATTGTGTCTCTCCTTTCAGTTTGTGCAAcaaattttcttcttcttctccttctctctctctctctctctttttctctctaatATTGCACAAACAAGCATCCAACGCCTGATATATTAGATTCATCTCTTTGAGCCTGAGGTTTCCCGAGCAGATGTCTTCCTGCTGATAGCCTTGACTGTCACGACACCGGGTCGTTTATATTATTCATCCGCAGCTGAAAATAGTCAAAGAGTTGCGGTTGGTAAAAACAATTTTTGGGTTCTGGTCTTTTTTTTGTcggacaataataataaaaaacaaaacccagAATAACTTTGGCCTTATCTTTTACGATTTAGGAACAAAGTCACGAGAGGAAAACAGCTTGAAGGATTTCCCTCCTCTTTTGGGGACGAAATCCCCTCCGACCGTCTGGCTGAGAGcgtcgctcccccccccccctctcctctatgAAACCTCCCGCATGTCCAACAGGCCTTCCCATTGTGTCCCACCGcagagttttttcttttcttccatcaTTATCTCCATCGCCGCAGCCGGCACGTATCGCGTGTCGCAGCCCGGCAGGAATAAACCGGAATTAGCCACGAGACAAAAAAGCTGACAAATCCTTTCAGTATTTACCTGATTAGAGGAAACCCgccggggagaggaagaggggggggggatggaaggGAGTCTTTAATTAGACTTAGAGGAGCAGGTGGGGCTGTGGCCCTCTAATAAGACCCCCTGCTGGTATTGATGAAGAGTAATGGGGCTGATGAAAAGGCCAATTTAAGACGCCAGTCAGTTGGAAACTGAATATACAGATTTCTCTGCAGTCAATAATGCTGCCGGAAGTTAGACTACGTTACATTTTAATCAATTTAAATTGTTcagcaaataaaaaaagctttagATCTCTTATCCACTACCGTCAAAAACAAGTTAAGTTAATTTAACTCAAGCCACAaacttttccccccaaaacctATTTCACTAGTTTCGTCGCCTAAACTTAAACTAATTAATTTTCTCATAATCTTTTCTCGCTACTTCCTGTAAGGACggaggtttattttgaaaatgaccgTTTGTCTGTAGACGAGCGGAAACCGCTGCATTCGTCTATTAAAATAAACCCCGCGTCCCCCGAGAGAACTAACAACACCATAAACCACGAGCTCTAATTCCCGGTTATTCCCGATGTGGCCAACGACCTTCAGCCGGGAAAATAGAATTTAAAGAGTCAGTTTGTACATCGGAACAGATTTGGTTGATTAGATTAAAGTTAGGTGGACAAAGATAATATTTTCGTGGGTCGATCAAAACGAAATCTGTCCATTTGATTGgaatccttcaaaataagaggatTGGCTCTCGTTTGTGGTGCAGTTCTGGCCTTAAATAAATCTAGAAATAAAATCCACACAAACATTATTgtgattaaataaatgtacaaatcCAAATGGCAGGTGATTCTAATGTAATGGTAAATTATTGTTATGGAATGGAAAGCTGCCGCTTTAAGCTCGCCACTCCCTTTTGTATATGTCGATTAAACCGgctctttcaaaataagagcgttaAAAACATTTAGAGGAATTTGACTAGGACAAAGAGTGAGCTGGTCCAGAAGAGCtttgaagccccgcccacataaAGATCTATTAAAAGAATTATCTctttgtttacgtgtgtgtgtgtgtgtgtgtgtgcgtgtacatgtgtgtgtgtgtgtgtgtgtgcagtgaacTCAATATTTCTAAAGCAAGTTGAACTAATTTGTGCGAGTGTATGTGCGTGACAACAATTGAATACATTACGTCAGACTGGACTACCTTTGGCAAaaacagactgtgtgtgtgtgtgtgtgtgtgtgtgtgtgtgtgtgtgtgtgtgtgtgtgtgtgtgtgtgtgtgtgtgtgtgtgcgtgcatgtcttTTGTCCCGAAACCTCCTCCACGGTCGtaaatctgtgtgtttgacctCTGGACCGATTCCACGACCTCTTTGAATTGGAACTGATCCCAATACACACATAAtccgacgtgtgtgtgttttgtgtgtatatatatgtgtgtatgcaagTTCTTACATAAATGTGTTTCCATGATGTGGTCATGAAATCTAAAATGGATATAAACTGCAGTTAGTGCTCAAAGCTTCCCTTAATTACATCAagctgcaggacacacacacacacacacacacacaccagtacacTGGACCTGGCTCTCCCGGGCCGTTTCCATGCTGGCAAGCGTTTTAAGGTTCTGACTCATTCTCTCGCTCGGTTTCTCTTCCACGCCgaactcttttctctctttcttttatttcctgTTGACAGCTTCGTGCTCTTTTGTTTCTCTGTTGTTTTACTTTCTTTATCTCTCAATATCTGACAACCTGGTCTCTGGGCCTCTCTTTTCAGACACACTCGTCCCCGTTTTCTCATCTGTTTTCTCCGAATGTGTTCCCCTCGTcctgcaggggaggaggaggaggaggaggaggcgatttACGACGTTAACCCCTTCAGATACCATTagtcggcgggggggggggggggggaggcacgaAGATAGCTTCGTGAAATAAATACGCCGGTGTCAATGAAAGTTCAACAATTAAAAATCACAAAATAAGAGCggttaaaaaaaaggtgttttttgtCTCTTTAAAATAACATCCAATAATAAATGGTGATTTTACAGGTATTGAAATGATCATTAAtcatgtttacatatatttagCCATGCTAATGATGTTGTTTTATCCTCTGCTTGTGTAATGTGACATTATTAGTGAATAAACGATATATTGCATCATAGATGTGAACGATTACGTTCATTATCATACGGTGATTCTAATACGTCCAACGAAATCCACTCCTACGTGTTCCGTGTAGTCGCGAAGGAGGATGATAAAAGAGTGACGCGCTCCACGGAGGTCGGAGGTCAAAAGAAAGGAGTCGCCTGAACCCGGGCCAAGTCGTTTTCCTGCGAagacggaagtttattttgaaaatattgcGTTTCGAGAGCTGAAATCGAAACATGCAAAAACAAGAGTGTTAACTTTTCATAAGATATCGTGTGAATCTATTTATAAACCATCTATTAACCGCTTGACCGTTTACAAACAAAATATCGACCGCTAACGAAGTGTTAAATATATCATTTCGaagataaaacattaaaatgtgtgcaaaaagaaattgtttaattttttttacatttctaatGAAAGTAAACATCGTTAATGACCGTTTCGTTGTTGTTAAcagtaaaatatgaaatattataaaaaacTCTACTCGCTGAGTCCTttaagacaaacacacatatcttaaaacaggtgcacacacacacacacacatactcgtcTGTGCCAGCGCTCCATTGACCCACAttgcctctcagcctctcttcAGCCTCATGATTCACTCTCAGGAGCTTCATCACAGCTAAGATCTGCTGACTGAGGCCCAAAATCTGCCCTAAATATCTGGATCATGGTGTCCATTTAGCAAGAGTtattgtgctgtgtgtgtgtgtgtgtgtgtgggcatttTGTAAATAAGACTTTTGGAAACAGAAAAGTTCACTGGAAATTctatataaaacacacattattgAAGGATTCTCTTTCCACGTGAATGAGGTGAACATTCAAACTAATATAGTAGTCAGGTTTGAATATGCACATGatggagacggggagggggggggtagtttCACGGGGTCGGTGGGAGGTTGAGTCGTGATGCTGCATCCTGTGACCTTGAAGCTTCAGGAGGTCACAGGATCATAAATGTCTGTGGCACTGTTTACTAATACATCTGGGCTgtctagaagtgtgtgtgtgtgtgtgtgtgtgtttgtgagagagagagagtgtgtgtgtgtgtgtgtgtgtgtgtgtgggccaccGCGCTTACATTTGCATGTCAATCTGTGCAGCTGTTGGCTAATTGGAAGTCTCCTCTCACTGATTGGTGGTTTCATCCCTTCCTGATTACGGGGACGTGTGAGATGTGAAACCTGTGATTATGGGATGGAAACGTGCACAAAAATGAAAACATTGTCATTTAATAAAACTGCCGTTAAAACGTGCTTCTTTTTTCATTGTGTTGATCTTCATGCCTCTTGTAGAGTTTCTCCTGTATGGATGTTTAGCATCAGTACAAAATGGCCGCTGTAGAcagaaacgttgttgttgttgttgttgttgtcaagaCTTGCCATATTGGCgccggttttcggtacccaaccctggTCGCGTCGCTCTCTCTCGTAACGTGCGTCCGTGTGTACGGTTTGCAGAACAACGGGGAACATCGAGTCCAAACGGAGCACGACCGAGGCCGCGGCCTCAGAACACGTCCTCGTAAAACTCTCTCGTTAAAGAGCGATAACAATCTGGTTTCTCGAGCTCTTCCGCATGTTCCCGAGCAGCGGAGCGGAGAACACAACGACAATAACTCCAGCTCCTCGCGCATCGGGTGACGTGACTTATTTTTACTTTGCATACTGGCGTCTGGCTGCTCCTAGGACCCTTCGCCGATGCTGCAGAATATGATTACCGTTGATTACACGACCCCCATGACGCCCGACGTAGCTGCAGGGCTTCGGTTTGTAAAAAGTTTGGAAAACATTTACAAAGTTTTTCTTTGGCTTTATCTTTATTCATCTTTGTTTTTACTGAGCGGAGTTATTTTAAACACAACCGTAAAGTTTTTCCCtaaaaaatcaacaacaaaaatctatAACTATAACTATTTTAATAGCCGCTGTGAGACTGTTGGCATGAGGACATGTGCCGTTTTGATCCTCCAGTTCCCATCATGCTTTGGGTGATAGGTTAGCGTCGTGTTGTCATGGAGATAAGTGAGTTCGCTGTGAGCTACAGGTATACATTCCTCTCGCCCGAATATCTTTAATTTGACGTTTTTGGTGAATCGGACCAATGAGAAGTCGCttgatgagggaggaggataTTTTTTAGTCAGATTTAGATAGATAAGTGCAACTTGGAGGAcgtgcaatgcattctgggtgttTGTGTTGCGTCCTACCTGCAGAAGACCCCCATGCCCTCCATCAGGTAACACTGGCCCCCGTTGAAGCAGAAGTTGGGCAGCGTGTCGCATGGCGAGCGGCAACTTCCGTTCCCCACCTGGAACCCCGCGCGGCACCCGCCCATCCCGTCCGACCCGTCCACCGGCGAGGCCgccgcgggaggaggaggaggaggagccgccgCGGGGCCCTTCGGTGCCGGAGGTCCGACGTCGGGGCCCGGGGCCCGAGGCTTGGGTCGAGACCCGGCGGAGAGGCGGAGGTCGTCGTCGCTCTCGTGGGCGTCCGTCGTGGTGCTGTAGGTGAACTCGTCGGCGGTGGGGGACGCGCCGTCCTCGTAAGGGGTGAGGTAGTCGTAGCTGCCCGGCATCGCCCAGGAGGTCGAGTCGCCTCCCTGCAGCTCGTGGGCCAGCGATGAaggagagggcggggccaggTCGAGGCCACGGCCCCGAGAAGAGGGGTCGAAGAAGTCCACGTGGAGGACGTCGGGGGAGGCGGGGTTGGTGGCGGCGGTGGgctgagcggcggcggcggcggcggcggcggtgaagAGGTCGTCCATGTCAAAGACGGCCGTGTCCTCGGCGTGGATCCACGGCGGGTCGGTGTGCGGCGaacgctcctcctcttcctcctcctccgccaccacctcctcctcgctctgCGCGACCTCGCCGCCGGGCAGCAGGTGCTCCGTCTCGGCCGAGTCGGGGCTCAGCTGGGGCGGGGCCGCCACGCCCGCTTCCTCCAACGGGCGAACCGTCGCGTCGCCGAACATGCCGCTGCTCTGCTCGTCCTCCTCGCTGGCGCGGGGGGTcgggcccgccgccgccgccggcggcTCGGGGGCCGCGGTGGCGGGACCGGCCGAGCTGCTCATCCCGGTTACCGCGGCGATGACCGCGACAGGGCCCTCCTCCTCGCTAAGCAGGGAGGTGACGTTGGCCACGCTGTCCGGCTCCGTGACGTTGGTGCCGACAACATTTCctacaaacacaaagaaaatacaGTTTATTAATAGAAATAGAGCGACAAGGAATCAGTATAttctcattatatatatatggtatatttATAACAATATAACATCTATCACTATTTCTGAGAAATCTGTTTGCAGATGCATGAGAATACAAATATTGTTTCTCCTCTCATCAACACAGCGGTGAGAGAACTTTAATGAGGTGGAAACGTCTTCACTTGGAAAAGCAGACAA includes these proteins:
- the cspg5a gene encoding chondroitin sulfate proteoglycan 5 isoform X4; the encoded protein is MQGKEASSCTGCWRLTLLSCVLVLHWTPLPVHGNVVGTNVTEPDSVANVTSLLSEEEGPVAVIAAVTGMSSSAGPATAAPEPPAAAAGPTPRASEEDEQSSGMFGDATVRPLEEAGVAAPPQLSPDSAETEHLLPGGEVAQSEEEVVAEEEEEEERSPHTDPPWIHAEDTAVFDMDDLFTAAAAAAAAQPTAATNPASPDVLHVDFFDPSSRGRGLDLAPPSPSSLAHELQGGDSTSWAMPGSYDYLTPYEDGASPTADEFTYSTTTDAHESDDDLRLSAGSRPKPRAPGPDVGPPAPKGPAAAPPPPPPAAASPVDGSDGMGGCRAGFQVGNGSCRSPCDTLPNFCFNGGQCYLMEGMGVFCRCNTQDYIWHKGARCESVVTEFQVMCLAVGASALVVLLLFMIVVCFAKKLHVLKTENNKLRKRSKYRPSSEQHNDNFSLSTIAEGSHPNKTMSRYTWECKTKEESDCEDDPNSQNKLEDPVKAQPKEDDSLNIHNSLTPKHENHKVLGEDNSSEVNSLQNNMM
- the cspg5a gene encoding chondroitin sulfate proteoglycan 5 isoform X2; its protein translation is MQGKEASSCTGCWRLTLLSCVLVLHWTPLPVHGNVVGTNVTEPDSVANVTSLLSEEEGPVAVIAAVTGMSSSAGPATAAPEPPAAAAGPTPRASEEDEQSSGMFGDATVRPLEEAGVAAPPQLSPDSAETEHLLPGGEVAQSEEEVVAEEEEEEERSPHTDPPWIHAEDTAVFDMDDLFTAAAAAAAAQPTAATNPASPDVLHVDFFDPSSRGRGLDLAPPSPSSLAHELQGGDSTSWAMPGSYDYLTPYEDGASPTADEFTYSTTTDAHESDDDLRLSAGSRPKPRAPGPDVGPPAPKGPAAAPPPPPPAAASPVDGSDGMGGCRAGFQVGNGSCRSPCDTLPNFCFNGGQCYLMEGMGVFCRCNTQDYIWHKGARCESVVTEFQVMCLAVGASALVVLLLFMIVVCFAKKLHVLKTENNKLRKRSKYRPSSEQHNDNFSLSTIAEGSHPNVRKLCDTPPNVPHARALAYYDNIICQDDPNSQNKLEDPVKAQPKEDDSLNIHNSLTPKHENHKVLGEDNSSEVNSLQNNMM
- the cspg5a gene encoding chondroitin sulfate proteoglycan 5 isoform X7 codes for the protein MQGKEASSCTGCWRLTLLSCVLVLHWTPLPVHGNVVGTNVTEPDSVANVTSLLSEEEGPVAVIAAVTGMSSSAGPATAAPEPPAAAAGPTPRASEEDEQSSGMFGDATVRPLEEAGVAAPPQLSPDSAETEHLLPGGEVAQSEEEVVAEEEEEEERSPHTDPPWIHAEDTAVFDMDDLFTAAAAAAAAQPTAATNPASPDVLHVDFFDPSSRGRGLDLAPPSPSSLAHELQGGDSTSWAMPGSYDYLTPYEDGASPTADEFTYSTTTDAHESDDDLRLSAGSRPKPRAPGPDVGPPAPKGPAAAPPPPPPAAASPVDGSDGMGGCRAGFQVGNGSCRSPCDTLPNFCFNGGQCYLMEGMGVFCRCNTQDYIWHKGARCESVVTEFQVMCLAVGASALVVLLLFMIVVCFAKKLHVLKTENNKLRKRSSKYRPSSEQHNDNFSLSTIAEGSHPNKTMSRYTWECKTKEESDCEFHADGRTEGPYPVTMEVTNPHVLPEVTI
- the cspg5a gene encoding chondroitin sulfate proteoglycan 5 isoform X1, whose amino-acid sequence is MQGKEASSCTGCWRLTLLSCVLVLHWTPLPVHGNVVGTNVTEPDSVANVTSLLSEEEGPVAVIAAVTGMSSSAGPATAAPEPPAAAAGPTPRASEEDEQSSGMFGDATVRPLEEAGVAAPPQLSPDSAETEHLLPGGEVAQSEEEVVAEEEEEEERSPHTDPPWIHAEDTAVFDMDDLFTAAAAAAAAQPTAATNPASPDVLHVDFFDPSSRGRGLDLAPPSPSSLAHELQGGDSTSWAMPGSYDYLTPYEDGASPTADEFTYSTTTDAHESDDDLRLSAGSRPKPRAPGPDVGPPAPKGPAAAPPPPPPAAASPVDGSDGMGGCRAGFQVGNGSCRSPCDTLPNFCFNGGQCYLMEGMGVFCRCNTQDYIWHKGARCESVVTEFQVMCLAVGASALVVLLLFMIVVCFAKKLHVLKTENNKLRKRSSKYRPSSEQHNDNFSLSTIAEGSHPNVRKLCDTPPNVPHARALAYYDNIICQDDPNSQNKLEDPVKAQPKEDDSLNIHNSLTPKHENHKVLGEDNSSEVNSLQNNMM
- the cspg5a gene encoding chondroitin sulfate proteoglycan 5 isoform X8; the encoded protein is MQGKEASSCTGCWRLTLLSCVLVLHWTPLPVHGNVVGTNVTEPDSVANVTSLLSEEEGPVAVIAAVTGMSSSAGPATAAPEPPAAAAGPTPRASEEDEQSSGMFGDATVRPLEEAGVAAPPQLSPDSAETEHLLPGGEVAQSEEEVVAEEEEEEERSPHTDPPWIHAEDTAVFDMDDLFTAAAAAAAAQPTAATNPASPDVLHVDFFDPSSRGRGLDLAPPSPSSLAHELQGGDSTSWAMPGSYDYLTPYEDGASPTADEFTYSTTTDAHESDDDLRLSAGSRPKPRAPGPDVGPPAPKGPAAAPPPPPPAAASPVDGSDGMGGCRAGFQVGNGSCRSPCDTLPNFCFNGGQCYLMEGMGVFCRCNTQDYIWHKGARCESVVTEFQVMCLAVGASALVVLLLFMIVVCFAKKLHVLKTENNKLRKRRTILIPRTSWRTR
- the cspg5a gene encoding chondroitin sulfate proteoglycan 5 isoform X5 produces the protein MQGKEASSCTGCWRLTLLSCVLVLHWTPLPVHGNVVGTNVTEPDSVANVTSLLSEEEGPVAVIAAVTGMSSSAGPATAAPEPPAAAAGPTPRASEEDEQSSGMFGDATVRPLEEAGVAAPPQLSPDSAETEHLLPGGEVAQSEEEVVAEEEEEEERSPHTDPPWIHAEDTAVFDMDDLFTAAAAAAAAQPTAATNPASPDVLHVDFFDPSSRGRGLDLAPPSPSSLAHELQGGDSTSWAMPGSYDYLTPYEDGASPTADEFTYSTTTDAHESDDDLRLSAGSRPKPRAPGPDVGPPAPKGPAAAPPPPPPAAASPVDGSDGMGGCRAGFQVGNGSCRSPCDTLPNFCFNGGQCYLMEGMGVFCRCNTQDYIWHKGARCESVVTEFQVMCLAVGASALVVLLLFMIVVCFAKKLHVLKTENNKLRKRSSKYRPSSEQHNDNFSLSTIAEGSHPNDDPNSQNKLEDPVKAQPKEDDSLNIHNSLTPKHENHKVLGEDNSSEVNSLQNNMM
- the cspg5a gene encoding chondroitin sulfate proteoglycan 5 isoform X6 — encoded protein: MQGKEASSCTGCWRLTLLSCVLVLHWTPLPVHGNVVGTNVTEPDSVANVTSLLSEEEGPVAVIAAVTGMSSSAGPATAAPEPPAAAAGPTPRASEEDEQSSGMFGDATVRPLEEAGVAAPPQLSPDSAETEHLLPGGEVAQSEEEVVAEEEEEEERSPHTDPPWIHAEDTAVFDMDDLFTAAAAAAAAQPTAATNPASPDVLHVDFFDPSSRGRGLDLAPPSPSSLAHELQGGDSTSWAMPGSYDYLTPYEDGASPTADEFTYSTTTDAHESDDDLRLSAGSRPKPRAPGPDVGPPAPKGPAAAPPPPPPAAASPVDGSDGMGGCRAGFQVGNGSCRSPCDTLPNFCFNGGQCYLMEGMGVFCRCNTQDYIWHKGARCESVVTEFQVMCLAVGASALVVLLLFMIVVCFAKKLHVLKTENNKLRKRSKYRPSSEQHNDNFSLSTIAEGSHPNDDPNSQNKLEDPVKAQPKEDDSLNIHNSLTPKHENHKVLGEDNSSEVNSLQNNMM
- the cspg5a gene encoding chondroitin sulfate proteoglycan 5 isoform X3, producing MQGKEASSCTGCWRLTLLSCVLVLHWTPLPVHGNVVGTNVTEPDSVANVTSLLSEEEGPVAVIAAVTGMSSSAGPATAAPEPPAAAAGPTPRASEEDEQSSGMFGDATVRPLEEAGVAAPPQLSPDSAETEHLLPGGEVAQSEEEVVAEEEEEEERSPHTDPPWIHAEDTAVFDMDDLFTAAAAAAAAQPTAATNPASPDVLHVDFFDPSSRGRGLDLAPPSPSSLAHELQGGDSTSWAMPGSYDYLTPYEDGASPTADEFTYSTTTDAHESDDDLRLSAGSRPKPRAPGPDVGPPAPKGPAAAPPPPPPAAASPVDGSDGMGGCRAGFQVGNGSCRSPCDTLPNFCFNGGQCYLMEGMGVFCRCNTQDYIWHKGARCESVVTEFQVMCLAVGASALVVLLLFMIVVCFAKKLHVLKTENNKLRKRSSKYRPSSEQHNDNFSLSTIAEGSHPNKTMSRYTWECKTKEESDCEDDPNSQNKLEDPVKAQPKEDDSLNIHNSLTPKHENHKVLGEDNSSEVNSLQNNMM